One window of the Pyxicephalus adspersus chromosome 5, UCB_Pads_2.0, whole genome shotgun sequence genome contains the following:
- the DCSTAMP gene encoding dendritic cell-specific transmembrane protein isoform X2 has protein sequence MCQDICLWQSKWMEEQDYMLYWLILTMSKHLQSLAPVVVPITMTFSHTHVDLKDLFNSRRAQTRYPNTMIINLFEPQCVPTPELSLSASWIPLTILFGVLVFFGLISTFLIQIKLLVMASFYPSKELERIRYLHQKILQERSQETLADKFSQTLKNILSQANFWFPILTRKHYVNNI, from the exons atgtgccaGGATATTTGTCTCTGGCAAAGCAAGTGGATGGAAGAACAGG attATATGCTGTACTGGCTGATTCTTACCATGAGCAAACATCTGCAAAGCTTGGCCCCAGTTGTAGTTCCAATAACTATGACTTTCTCT CACACTCATGTGGACCTCAAGGACTTGTTCAATTCAAGAAGGGCTCAAACACGATACCCCAACACAATGATAATCAACCTGTTTGAACCTCAATGTGTCCCAACACCAGAGCTCTCCCTTTCTGCCTCCTGGATCCCACTGACCATATTATTCGGTGTGCTGGTCTTCTTTGGTTTAATCTCCACTTTCTTGATACAAATTAAACTGTTGGTGATGGCTTCATTCTACCCATCCAAAGAGTTAGAGAGAATCCGTTACCTTCATCAAAAGATTCTGCAGGAAAGATCGCAGGAAACATTGGCTGACAAATTTAGTCAAACACTTAAGAACATTCTCTCACAG GCAAATTTCTGGTTCCCTATTTTAACAAGGAAACATTATGTGAACAACATATGA
- the DCSTAMP gene encoding dendritic cell-specific transmembrane protein isoform X1 — protein sequence MIAKMISMLFKCARIFVSGKASGWKNRVCLCLLCLLLGITISACLILVLFLSKVGLGLVNLSIIFSFGILLFVLACIFKSVRCMSVLFLLACGMKEGRNVLIAIGTSIVIFNNVKNILGNLKIVADSIICNLEAKRISLKFMPFDFYSSLIYSIYIYAKQQFFNPFADIVSLSDDFKCKIMISDHKLKALLNETKVQMQTVSLNLSSAFDIITFVGRLAFLIGGISMILVGTWIFFKQFLKQNKANNSYITKAFLEYDEKQKYELRVLPLSNKEQKKFIQIPSLRTSKKQKLNVALYFLPIITNIFIWTLISFLDYMLYWLILTMSKHLQSLAPVVVPITMTFSHTHVDLKDLFNSRRAQTRYPNTMIINLFEPQCVPTPELSLSASWIPLTILFGVLVFFGLISTFLIQIKLLVMASFYPSKELERIRYLHQKILQERSQETLADKFSQTLKNILSQANFWFPILTRKHYVNNI from the exons ATGATTGCCAAAATGAtttcaatgctttttaaatgtgccaGGATATTTGTCTCTGGCAAAGCAAGTGGATGGAAGAACAGGGTATGTTTGTGTCTCCTTTGCTTACTTCTTGGAATAACAATCAGTGCTTGTTTGATTCTGGTCTTGTTCCTATCTAAGGTTGGACTTGGACTGGTTAATCTAAGCATAATTTTTTCCtttggcattttattatttgttcttgCTTGCATTTTTAAATCAGTACGTTGCATGAGTGTCTTGTTCCTTTTGGCATGCGGCATGAAAGAAGGTAGAAATGTACTCATCGCCATTGGAACCAGCATTGTCATCTTCAATAATGTGAAGAACATCCTGGGAAACCTAAAAATTGTGGCAGACAGTATCATCTGTAATCTGGAAGCTAAGCGCATTTCTCTAAAATTCATGCCTTTCGACTTTTACTCCAGCTtgatttattcaatatatatctatgccaaacaacaattttttaacCCATTTGCGGATATCGTCTCCCTTTCTGAtgactttaaatgtaaaataatgatttcgGATCACAAACTTAAAGCTTTGCTTAATGAAACAAAAGTGCAGATGCAAACCGTGTCTTTGAATCTGTCTTCTGCATTTGATATCATAACATTTGTTGGCCGTCTAGCTTTTCTTATTGGGGGGATTTCCATGATACTGGTTGGAACCTGGatcttttttaaacagtttctgAAACAAAACAAAGCCAATAACTCTTATATTACCAAGGCATTTTTGGAGTATgatgaaaaacagaaatatgaattGCGTGTTCTGCCGCTCAGTAACAAGGAGCAGAAGAAGTTCATCCAAATTCCCAGCTTAAGaacctcaaaaaaacaaaagctgaacGTAGCTCTGTATTTCCTTCCCatcataacaaatattttcatttggactttaatttcatttttagattATATGCTGTACTGGCTGATTCTTACCATGAGCAAACATCTGCAAAGCTTGGCCCCAGTTGTAGTTCCAATAACTATGACTTTCTCT CACACTCATGTGGACCTCAAGGACTTGTTCAATTCAAGAAGGGCTCAAACACGATACCCCAACACAATGATAATCAACCTGTTTGAACCTCAATGTGTCCCAACACCAGAGCTCTCCCTTTCTGCCTCCTGGATCCCACTGACCATATTATTCGGTGTGCTGGTCTTCTTTGGTTTAATCTCCACTTTCTTGATACAAATTAAACTGTTGGTGATGGCTTCATTCTACCCATCCAAAGAGTTAGAGAGAATCCGTTACCTTCATCAAAAGATTCTGCAGGAAAGATCGCAGGAAACATTGGCTGACAAATTTAGTCAAACACTTAAGAACATTCTCTCACAG GCAAATTTCTGGTTCCCTATTTTAACAAGGAAACATTATGTGAACAACATATGA